One Schistocerca cancellata isolate TAMUIC-IGC-003103 chromosome 1, iqSchCanc2.1, whole genome shotgun sequence genomic region harbors:
- the LOC126172509 gene encoding uncharacterized protein LOC126172509 gives MASSYKKKGRPYSKEDISSAIKEVKDGASLRQVALKYKMDKMFLHRRVHGTHSGVQGRKTDLTADQETTLSNHLKTLAKWGFPITRSELLLVVQGFVGQNGLTTRFKDGKPGSKWFRHFLVSCYDPFIIYDFYDKLEAILEELDIKDKPANIWNLDETFFSADPSRVQAVGGIGQKFSWDIQGSVKDNTTVLACVSAEGRALPPLIIFEGVHLRSSWKGARDLSGTFYSTAVNGFMTSLSYFSHFRDIVKESPLLQLLDSHLSHLDLTVIEKARNKRIAVMKLPPHTTDQLQPLDKCCFKPFNHRNQNLWILCVNSESSASFENLLLQRKVITSEEYSKLIAEKEKPPNNKG, from the exons ATGGCATCTTCATATAAGAAAAAAGGAAGGCCATATAGTAAAGAAGATATTTCTTCAGCCATAAAAGAGGTGAAAGATGGAGCTTCACTCAGGCAGGTAGCATTGAAATATAAAATGGATAAAATGTTTCTGCACAGAAGGGTACATGGTACTCACTCAGGTGTTCAAGGTAGGAAAACAGACTTGACAGCAGATCAAGAAACAACTTTATCTAATCACTTGAAGACACTTGCTAAATGGGGATTTCCAATAACAAGATCTGAACTGTTGCTGGTTGTTCAAGGATTTGTGGGACAAAATGGTTTGACCACTCGTTTTAAAGATGGAaaacctggttcaaaatggttcagacatttct tagtgagttgctatGATCCTTTTATTATTTATGATTTCTATGACAAATTAGAAGCAATATTGGAAGAGCTGGACATCAAAGATAAACCAGCCAATATATGGAATTTGGATGAGACATTCTTTTCAGCTGATCCTTCCAGGGTACAAGCTGTTGGAGGTATTGGTCAGAAGTTTTCCTGGGATATTCAGGGTTCTGTAAAAGACAATACAACAGTGCTTGCTTGTGTGTCAGCTGAAGGCAGGGCTCTTCCACCACTTATCATTTTTGAGGGGGTACACCTACGGAGCTCCTGGAAGGGAGCACGTGATTTATCTGGCACATTTTATTCAACTGCTGTTAATGGTTTCATGACGTCATTGAGCTACTTCAGTCATTTCCGTGACATTGTGAAAGAGAGCCCTTTACTTCAATTGTTGGATAGTCACCTTAGTCATTTAGATCTCACAGTAATTGAAAAAGCAAGGAATAAGAGAATTGCAGTCATGAAGCTACCCCCACATACAACTGACCAGCTGCAACCTTTAGACAAGTGTTGCTTCAAGCCTTTTAACCATCGAAATCAGAATTTGTGGATCTTGTGTGTAAA CAGTGAATCATCAGCAAGTTTTGAAAATTTACTCCTTCAGAGAAAAGTAATAACTTCAGAAGAATACAGCAAACTCATTGCTGAAAAAGAAAAGCCTCCAAACAACAAAGGATAA